A stretch of Ipomoea triloba cultivar NCNSP0323 chromosome 13, ASM357664v1 DNA encodes these proteins:
- the LOC116002137 gene encoding protein EIN4-like isoform X1: MMEFWVFIVDCEFGFPGMMLKLLASGLFISSFLIVLAAADNGVRCNCDDIEGVWSIESILECQKVSDFLIAVAYFSIPIELLYFISCSNIPLKLVLFEFIAFIVLCGMTHLLSGWTYYGQHPFQLMLALTVFKVLTAMVSFATAITLITFIPLLLKVKVREIMLKKKAQDLGREVGMIKKQKEAGWHVRMLTQEIRKSLDRHTILYTTLIELSKTLDLCTCAIWMPNEGKTEMNLTHEVRGKDFSNLYNYSIPILDPDVQEIKKSVEVKLLDPKSALADASSGGTSEPGGVAAIRMPMLRVANFKGGTPELVPACYAILVLVIPAGQGRCWGNQEIEILKVVADQVAVAISHAAVLEESQHMREKLVEQNRSLQQAQKDALRANQARNGFQMVMSNGMRRPMHSISGLLSILHDEKLNREQKLLVDAMSKTSNVLSNLVNDVMDTSTKDNRKFPLDFRSFQLHSMIKEAACLIKCLCAFKGNDFAVEVDRSLPNRVMGDERRVFQVILHVVGNLLKISEGGCLKFRVVPEKASQGGNDFRWKTWRSNSSSENVYIRLEIGICSYKSRTEGATSNVSSQKYGSREVEDGLSFSLCRKLVKLMQGEIWMVPNSKGFDQSVAIILPFQLKPSIVLDISGESSNRTNPYFLFEGLEVLLADYDDLNRAVTCRLLEKLGCIVSTVSSGYDCLGALGHGVSSFQVVLLELNLPDLDGFELTMRIRKFQSHGFPLIIALTASSNEDVIGRCLQVGMNGIIRKPVLLQGIADELQRVLYSQTESYHLQNE; the protein is encoded by the exons ATGATGGAGTTCTGGGTTTTCATTGTCGACTGCGAGTTTGGTTTTCCAG GTATGATGTTGAAGTTGCTAGCATCAGGGCTGTTTATTTCGTCGTTCCTAATTGTGCTAGCAGCTGCTGATAATGGCGTTCGATGTAACTGTGATGATATTGAGGGAGTTTGGAGCATCGAGAGCATTTTGGAGTGCCAAAAAGTTAGCGACTTTTTGATTGCAGTGGCCTATTTTTCCATCCCGATTGAGCTTCTTTACTTTATTAGCTGCTCAAACATCCCGCTTAAGTTGGTGCTCTTTGAGTTTATTGCGTTCATCGTTCTATGTGGGATGACTCATCTGCTCAGTGGTTGGACTTACTACGGTCAGCATCCGTTTCAGCTAATGCTTGCCCTCACAGTGTTCAAAGTTCTCACGGCCATGGTCTCGTTTGCTACTGCTATAACGCTTATAACTTTCATCCCCTTGCTGCTGAAGGTGAAGGTGAGGGAAATAATGCTGAAGAAGAAGGCTCAGGATCTTGGTCGAGAAGTTGGAATGATAAAGAAGCAGAAAGAAGCAGGGTGGCATGTCCGGATGCTTACTCAAGAAATTCGCAAGTCACTTGATCGCCACACAATTCTGTATACAACACTGATTGAGCTATCCAAGACGTTGGATTTGTGTACTTGTGCGATTTGGATGCCTAATGAGGGAAAAACAGAAATGAATCTGACTCATGAGGTGAGGGGGAAGGACTTTTCGAATTTATACAACTACTCTATTCCAATCCTTGATCCGGATGTACAAGAAATCAAGAAGAGCGTTGAAGTGAAACTACTTGACCCTAAATCTGCACTTGCTGATGCTAGTAGTGGAGGGACAAGCGAGCCCGGAGGTGTGGCTGCAATAAGGATGCCGATGCTGAGGGTTGCTAACTTTAAAGGTGGAACCCCCGAGCTTGTGCCTGCATGTTATGCAATTCTGGTGTTGGTGATTCCCGCTGGGCAGGGGAGATGTTGGGGCAATCAAGAGATTGAAATATTAAAGGTTGTAGCTGATCAGGTTGCGGTGGCGATTTCCCATGCTGCAGTGCTCGAAGAGTCTCAGCATATGAGGGAGAAATTAGTGGAGCAAAATCGGTCACTACAACAAGCACAGAAGGATGCACTGAGGGCCAATCAGGCAAGAAATGGATTTCAAATGGTCATGAGCAATGGGATGAGAAGACCTATGCACTCGATTTCAGGCTTGCTCTCGATCTTGCACGATGAGAAATTAAACAGAGAGCAAAAACTCCTCGTAGATGCAATGTCAAAAACCAGCAACGTCCTCTCAAACTTAGTAAATGACGTGATGGATACTTCGACAAAGGACAACAGAAAATTCCCACTAGACTTCAGGTCCTTTCAGCTACACTCTATGATAAAAGAAGCTGCTTGCCTTATCAAGTGCCTTTGTGCTTTTAAGGGTAATGATTTTGCTGTTGAAGTTGACCGATCCCTTCCCAATCGTGTTATGGGTGACGAAAGAAGAGTTTTTCAGGTTATTCTTCATGTGGTCGGGAATCTCTTGAAGATCAGCGAAGGAGGGTGCCTTAAATTTCGCGTAGTACCTGAAAAAGCAAGCCAGGGAGGAAATGATTTCCGATGGAAGACCTGGAGATCAAACTCGTCTAGTGAAAATGTTTATATCAGGCTTGAAATCGGGATATGTAGTTATAAGTCTAGGACAGAAGGTGCAACATCGAACGTGTCCAGTCAGAAATATGGCAGTAGGGAGGTCGAGGATGGCTTAAGCTTCAGCCTGTGCAGAAAGCTAGTTAAG TTAATGCAAGGAGAGATATGGATGGTCCCAAATTCGAAGGGGTTTGATCAGAGCGTAGCAATTATTCTTCCATTTCAACTCAAGCCATCAATCGTTTTAGACATATCCGGGGAGTCCTCTAACCGAACAAATCCGTATTTTCTGTTTGAGGGACTCGAAGTCTTGTTAGCCGACTACGATGATCTGAATAGAGCAGTAACTTGCAGGCTGCTTGAGAAACTTGGATGCATCGTTTCCACAGTTTCGTCTGGATACGATTGTCTCGGTGCACTGGGCCATGGAGTATCCTCGTTTCAGGTAGTCCTTTTGGAGCTTAATTTACCCGATTTGGATGGCTTTGAATTAACCATGAGAATCCGGAAGTTTCAAAGCCATGGCTTCCCACTTATCATTGCTCTAACAGCAAGCAGCAATGAAGATGTGATTGGGAGATGCTTGCAAGTTGGAATGAATGGTATTATTCGTAAGCCAGTTCTTTTGCAAGGAATTGCGGACGAGCTTCAACGAGTCCTATACTCACAAACAGAATCATATCACCTCCAGAATGAATGA
- the LOC116002137 gene encoding ethylene receptor 2-like isoform X2 gives MMLKLLASGLFISSFLIVLAAADNGVRCNCDDIEGVWSIESILECQKVSDFLIAVAYFSIPIELLYFISCSNIPLKLVLFEFIAFIVLCGMTHLLSGWTYYGQHPFQLMLALTVFKVLTAMVSFATAITLITFIPLLLKVKVREIMLKKKAQDLGREVGMIKKQKEAGWHVRMLTQEIRKSLDRHTILYTTLIELSKTLDLCTCAIWMPNEGKTEMNLTHEVRGKDFSNLYNYSIPILDPDVQEIKKSVEVKLLDPKSALADASSGGTSEPGGVAAIRMPMLRVANFKGGTPELVPACYAILVLVIPAGQGRCWGNQEIEILKVVADQVAVAISHAAVLEESQHMREKLVEQNRSLQQAQKDALRANQARNGFQMVMSNGMRRPMHSISGLLSILHDEKLNREQKLLVDAMSKTSNVLSNLVNDVMDTSTKDNRKFPLDFRSFQLHSMIKEAACLIKCLCAFKGNDFAVEVDRSLPNRVMGDERRVFQVILHVVGNLLKISEGGCLKFRVVPEKASQGGNDFRWKTWRSNSSSENVYIRLEIGICSYKSRTEGATSNVSSQKYGSREVEDGLSFSLCRKLVKLMQGEIWMVPNSKGFDQSVAIILPFQLKPSIVLDISGESSNRTNPYFLFEGLEVLLADYDDLNRAVTCRLLEKLGCIVSTVSSGYDCLGALGHGVSSFQVVLLELNLPDLDGFELTMRIRKFQSHGFPLIIALTASSNEDVIGRCLQVGMNGIIRKPVLLQGIADELQRVLYSQTESYHLQNE, from the exons ATGATGTTGAAGTTGCTAGCATCAGGGCTGTTTATTTCGTCGTTCCTAATTGTGCTAGCAGCTGCTGATAATGGCGTTCGATGTAACTGTGATGATATTGAGGGAGTTTGGAGCATCGAGAGCATTTTGGAGTGCCAAAAAGTTAGCGACTTTTTGATTGCAGTGGCCTATTTTTCCATCCCGATTGAGCTTCTTTACTTTATTAGCTGCTCAAACATCCCGCTTAAGTTGGTGCTCTTTGAGTTTATTGCGTTCATCGTTCTATGTGGGATGACTCATCTGCTCAGTGGTTGGACTTACTACGGTCAGCATCCGTTTCAGCTAATGCTTGCCCTCACAGTGTTCAAAGTTCTCACGGCCATGGTCTCGTTTGCTACTGCTATAACGCTTATAACTTTCATCCCCTTGCTGCTGAAGGTGAAGGTGAGGGAAATAATGCTGAAGAAGAAGGCTCAGGATCTTGGTCGAGAAGTTGGAATGATAAAGAAGCAGAAAGAAGCAGGGTGGCATGTCCGGATGCTTACTCAAGAAATTCGCAAGTCACTTGATCGCCACACAATTCTGTATACAACACTGATTGAGCTATCCAAGACGTTGGATTTGTGTACTTGTGCGATTTGGATGCCTAATGAGGGAAAAACAGAAATGAATCTGACTCATGAGGTGAGGGGGAAGGACTTTTCGAATTTATACAACTACTCTATTCCAATCCTTGATCCGGATGTACAAGAAATCAAGAAGAGCGTTGAAGTGAAACTACTTGACCCTAAATCTGCACTTGCTGATGCTAGTAGTGGAGGGACAAGCGAGCCCGGAGGTGTGGCTGCAATAAGGATGCCGATGCTGAGGGTTGCTAACTTTAAAGGTGGAACCCCCGAGCTTGTGCCTGCATGTTATGCAATTCTGGTGTTGGTGATTCCCGCTGGGCAGGGGAGATGTTGGGGCAATCAAGAGATTGAAATATTAAAGGTTGTAGCTGATCAGGTTGCGGTGGCGATTTCCCATGCTGCAGTGCTCGAAGAGTCTCAGCATATGAGGGAGAAATTAGTGGAGCAAAATCGGTCACTACAACAAGCACAGAAGGATGCACTGAGGGCCAATCAGGCAAGAAATGGATTTCAAATGGTCATGAGCAATGGGATGAGAAGACCTATGCACTCGATTTCAGGCTTGCTCTCGATCTTGCACGATGAGAAATTAAACAGAGAGCAAAAACTCCTCGTAGATGCAATGTCAAAAACCAGCAACGTCCTCTCAAACTTAGTAAATGACGTGATGGATACTTCGACAAAGGACAACAGAAAATTCCCACTAGACTTCAGGTCCTTTCAGCTACACTCTATGATAAAAGAAGCTGCTTGCCTTATCAAGTGCCTTTGTGCTTTTAAGGGTAATGATTTTGCTGTTGAAGTTGACCGATCCCTTCCCAATCGTGTTATGGGTGACGAAAGAAGAGTTTTTCAGGTTATTCTTCATGTGGTCGGGAATCTCTTGAAGATCAGCGAAGGAGGGTGCCTTAAATTTCGCGTAGTACCTGAAAAAGCAAGCCAGGGAGGAAATGATTTCCGATGGAAGACCTGGAGATCAAACTCGTCTAGTGAAAATGTTTATATCAGGCTTGAAATCGGGATATGTAGTTATAAGTCTAGGACAGAAGGTGCAACATCGAACGTGTCCAGTCAGAAATATGGCAGTAGGGAGGTCGAGGATGGCTTAAGCTTCAGCCTGTGCAGAAAGCTAGTTAAG TTAATGCAAGGAGAGATATGGATGGTCCCAAATTCGAAGGGGTTTGATCAGAGCGTAGCAATTATTCTTCCATTTCAACTCAAGCCATCAATCGTTTTAGACATATCCGGGGAGTCCTCTAACCGAACAAATCCGTATTTTCTGTTTGAGGGACTCGAAGTCTTGTTAGCCGACTACGATGATCTGAATAGAGCAGTAACTTGCAGGCTGCTTGAGAAACTTGGATGCATCGTTTCCACAGTTTCGTCTGGATACGATTGTCTCGGTGCACTGGGCCATGGAGTATCCTCGTTTCAGGTAGTCCTTTTGGAGCTTAATTTACCCGATTTGGATGGCTTTGAATTAACCATGAGAATCCGGAAGTTTCAAAGCCATGGCTTCCCACTTATCATTGCTCTAACAGCAAGCAGCAATGAAGATGTGATTGGGAGATGCTTGCAAGTTGGAATGAATGGTATTATTCGTAAGCCAGTTCTTTTGCAAGGAATTGCGGACGAGCTTCAACGAGTCCTATACTCACAAACAGAATCATATCACCTCCAGAATGAATGA